The Dehalococcoidia bacterium genome segment GCCCGACCCGCTGCTGCGCGAGGCCACCGAAGGATTGAACACGAACGGCAACGGCTACCTGCATACCGAAAGCGCGGACGGCCACACGAGCCGCCGCGGTGTTTTCGCCGGCGGCGATGTCGTGCACGGAGAGGGACTCGTGGTTACCGCGATGACCGCCGGCCGCCGCGCCGCAGCCGCGATCGACGCTTACCTGCGCGAGCTCGAGCTGCAGCCGTCGGCGCCGTCCTCGCTGCCGCCGGTGGCTGGTTCCGCGCCGCGCAACCGCTGGTTCCGACGTGCGCGGTCAAATGGCGGCTCCGCCTGACTCGCTCCCGCCGCCGCTCAGCCGCCGGCGCCGGGCGCTGGAAAGGCGTTGAAGGTGAGCAGGGTAAACGTCTCGCGCACGTGTGGTATGGCCTGGATTTCGTGCGTCACCAGCCTGCCGAGGTGGTCGATGTCCTCGATGTAGAACTTCAGCAGCAGGTCGTAGGCGCCCGAGATCGAGTAGCCCTCGGAGAAGGCTTCGAGGTTGCCGATGCGCTGGGCGACGGCCTCAACCTGTCCCGGTTCGACCTTGACCAACACAAACACGGCGCGCATCGCCGCCTCCTCCGCGTGCTCGCGCCCAGGATAGCAGACGCAGGTGCAGACCAAAGTGGTTCGTGTCAGAAGTTTAGCACTCTCACTGCCCGGTTGCTAATAGCCATGGCCGCACGATAAAATCCGCAGAGCGGGCGGTGTCTCGGCGCCGTCCGGCGAGGACTGCGGAGGCACGATTAGAGCGATGGCGGGCAAGATCGGCATTTACCTTAACCCGAAGCGCCTCAAGGCGTTCCGCGCGAGCACGGTGCACGCCGCGCCGGCAGAGCCGGAGTGGGTGCTGATCAGTGAAGACTCGATGATCGGCATGGTCACGGTCCGCGAGCTGGCGAAGGAGCGGAAGCTCGTGCCCGACCCGCAGCAGATCGAGTGGATCGGCCGCACCGACGAGCCGGCCGAGACGTAATGGCGCAATAGCGCAGCGCAACAGCCACGGAGGGACGAGCAGGCAATGCCCGCAAAACAGGTTTTATTTGACGAATACGCGCGTGAGTCGTTGAAAACCGGCGTGGATATCGTCGCCAACACGGTCAGGGTCACGCTGGGGCCGAAGGGCCGCAACGTCGCCCTCGGCAAGCGGTTCGGCGCGCCGACGATCACGCACGACGGTGTCACCGTTGCCAATGAGATCGAGATCAAGGACCGCTTCGTCAATCTCGGCGTGCAGATCACCAAAGAAGCCGCGAGCAAGACCGGCGACGTCGCCGGCGACGGCACCACGACGTCCACCGTGCTCGCGCAGGCGATGGTGCACGAAGGACTGAGGAACATCGCCGCCGGCGCCAACCCCATGGCGTTGAAGCGCGGTATCGAAGCCGCGACCGAGGCCGCCGTCGAGGCGCTGCAGGCGATGGCGATTCCCGTCTCCGGACAAGAAGGGCTGACGCAGATCGCCACGCTCGCCAGCGCCGACACGGAGATCGGCGAGCTGGTGGGCGAGGCGATGCACCGGCTCACGGCCAACGGTGTAATCACCGTCGACGAGGGCCAGGGCATGCGCTCCGAAATCGAGTACGTCGAAGGCATGAGCTTCGACCGCGGCTACGTTTCGCCGTACCTTGCGACGGAGACCGAGCGGCAGACGGCCACGCTGGACGAGCCCTACATCCTGATCACCGACAAGCGCATTTCGGCCGTGGCCGATGTCGTGCCGGTGTTGGAGCAGGTGCTGCGTTCCGGCAAGAAGGAGTTCCTGATCGTCGCCGACGATTTCGACGGCGATGCGCTCGCCACGCTGATCGTCAACAAGCAGCGCGGCAACCTCACGGCGGTGGCGGTGAAGGCGCCCGGCTTCGGCGACCGTCAGATGGATATGCTCGAAGACCTCGCCCTCCTCACCGGCGGCCAGGTGATCTCGGAGAAGACCGGCCGCAAGATGGAGAGCGTAACCCTGGCTGACCTCGGCGCCTGCCGGCGGGCCGTGATCACCAAAGAGGAGACGACGATCATCGAAGGCCGCGGCTCGCATGACGCCGTAGCCGGCCGCGTGAAGTCGCTCAAGATGCAGGCTGAGGACGCCGGCTCCGACTACGACCGCGAGAAGCTGCAGGAGCGCATCGCCAAGCTCGCGGGCGGCGCCGCCGTGATCCACGTCGGCGGCACGACCGAGACGGAGATGAAGGAGCGCAAGGCGCGCGTCGAGGACGCGCTGCACGCCGCTCGCGCCGCCTCCGAAGAGGGGATCATTCCCGGCGGGGGCGTTTCGCTGGTGCGTGCAGCCGCGAAGCTGGACGGGCTCGGCCTCTCGGGCGATGAGAAGACCGGCGCGGCGATCGTGAAAAAGGCGCTGGAAGCGCCGCTGATGCAGATCGCGGAGAACGCGGGGCGCGAGGGTGGCGTCGTGGTGAACGGCGTCCGCCGCGAGCAGGAGTCGCGCGGCGACCAGAACATCGGCTTCGAGGTGATCAGCGGCGAGTACGTCGATCTGCTCGACGCGGGCATCATCGATCCGCTGAAGGTGACACGGGCGGCGCTGCAGAACGGCGCCAGCGTCGCGGCGCTGCTGCTGACGACCGAGGCCCTGATCACGGAGATCCCGCAGCCCGAGACGCCGATGCCGATGCCGGAGATGGACGACTACTAAACCGCCGCGGTGACGGCTGCCGTAACGGGCCGGTGCTTGCCGCCGGCCCGTTGCTTGCGCCAGGATGGTGCGCATGCGGTGTGCCTGCAGGCGCCGCGCCTGCTATAATTGAGTTACTGAGTCAACAATCATCGAAGTCAGCCAGGAGGTCCGCCGTGGCGGTGAAGAACCCGCAGGAACCGTTTACCCGCGTCTCGGTGCAGGAGGCGAAGGCGATGCTCGACAAGGGCGACACCGCCTTCATCGACGTGCGCGAGCCGGGCGAGTTCGCCGAATACCATGCCGCCGGCACGACGCTGATTCCGCTCAACAGCGTCTACAACCGCCGCGACGAGCTGCCCGACGACAAGGATCTACTCTTCATCTGCAAGATGGGCCAGCGCAGCGCCCTCGCCTGCGAATACGCCGCAGCGGGAGGCAAGACACGCCTGTTCAACGTCGAGGGCGGCACCGATACCTGGCGCGACTCCGGCCTGCCGATGGGCTAAGCAGTCTTCCCGGCCGCGCGGCCCTCACACCCGGTTCATCCTCTGCTCTCAATCCTGGGCGAGGGGAGTTCGCCTGGGTGCTGGCTCGAAGCTGTGCCGGGTTAACCGTACCGACTCCGCAGCGCACTCTACCCAGGATCGCCCCTTCTCCCAATCCTGGGAGAAGGGGACGGGGGATGAGGGCCGGCCACACGCGATGATGACGATCTTCCTCTTCGACATCGACATGACGCTGATCCGCACAAACGGCGCCGGGCGGCGGGCGATGACGCGCACCTTCCGCGAGTTGTACGGCGTCGACGAAGCCTTCGCCGGCATGGAATTCGCCGGCCGGACCGATGGCGCCATCCTGCGTGACTGCTACGGCCGTCACGAACTGCACGAGCGCGACCTGGCGATGGAGTTTGGGCGCTTCCGCGCGATCTACTTCGATTTGCTCAAGGAAGAACTGGTGGCCGGCCCCGCGACCGACGTATTGCCCGGGGTGGCGATGCTGCTCGAAACACTGGCGGCGCGGCCCGACGTGCGGCTGGGACTGGGCACCGGCAACTATCGCAGCGCGGCCGAAATCAAGCTGCGGCACGCCGGCATCTGGGACCCGTTTCTTGATGGCGGATTCGCGGATGACTCCGAGGACCGGGCGGAGGTGATTGCGGAAGGGGCCCGGCGCCTCGGCCGAACCGCGGCCGACCGCGTCTGGATCGTCGGCGACAGCGAACACGACGTGAGCGCCGGGCGAGCGAACGGGATTCCGGTGATCGGCGTGGCCACGGGCCATTGCTCGGCGGCGACGCTCACCGCGGCCGGTGCGAACGCCGTG includes the following:
- a CDS encoding Lrp/AsnC ligand binding domain-containing protein is translated as MRAVFVLVKVEPGQVEAVAQRIGNLEAFSEGYSISGAYDLLLKFYIEDIDHLGRLVTHEIQAIPHVRETFTLLTFNAFPAPGAGG
- the groL gene encoding chaperonin GroEL (60 kDa chaperone family; promotes refolding of misfolded polypeptides especially under stressful conditions; forms two stacked rings of heptamers to form a barrel-shaped 14mer; ends can be capped by GroES; misfolded proteins enter the barrel where they are refolded when GroES binds) — translated: MPAKQVLFDEYARESLKTGVDIVANTVRVTLGPKGRNVALGKRFGAPTITHDGVTVANEIEIKDRFVNLGVQITKEAASKTGDVAGDGTTTSTVLAQAMVHEGLRNIAAGANPMALKRGIEAATEAAVEALQAMAIPVSGQEGLTQIATLASADTEIGELVGEAMHRLTANGVITVDEGQGMRSEIEYVEGMSFDRGYVSPYLATETERQTATLDEPYILITDKRISAVADVVPVLEQVLRSGKKEFLIVADDFDGDALATLIVNKQRGNLTAVAVKAPGFGDRQMDMLEDLALLTGGQVISEKTGRKMESVTLADLGACRRAVITKEETTIIEGRGSHDAVAGRVKSLKMQAEDAGSDYDREKLQERIAKLAGGAAVIHVGGTTETEMKERKARVEDALHAARAASEEGIIPGGGVSLVRAAAKLDGLGLSGDEKTGAAIVKKALEAPLMQIAENAGREGGVVVNGVRREQESRGDQNIGFEVISGEYVDLLDAGIIDPLKVTRAALQNGASVAALLLTTEALITEIPQPETPMPMPEMDDY
- a CDS encoding rhodanese-like domain-containing protein, whose product is MAVKNPQEPFTRVSVQEAKAMLDKGDTAFIDVREPGEFAEYHAAGTTLIPLNSVYNRRDELPDDKDLLFICKMGQRSALACEYAAAGGKTRLFNVEGGTDTWRDSGLPMG
- a CDS encoding HAD family hydrolase, translated to MMTIFLFDIDMTLIRTNGAGRRAMTRTFRELYGVDEAFAGMEFAGRTDGAILRDCYGRHELHERDLAMEFGRFRAIYFDLLKEELVAGPATDVLPGVAMLLETLAARPDVRLGLGTGNYRSAAEIKLRHAGIWDPFLDGGFADDSEDRAEVIAEGARRLGRTAADRVWIVGDSEHDVSAGRANGIPVIGVATGHCSAATLTAAGANAVLSDLADVPGFLALTLS